Genomic window (Arcobacter aquimarinus):
CACACAAAGGTTCATACGGACACTTAAATGTAGTTGCAGGTTGTAAAAAAGGTGCTGGAATAATTGCTGCAAAAGCAGCATTTGGATTTGGAACTGGACTTGTAAGTGTAGTTTGTCATGAAAATTTAGATTTACCTTATCATATTATGCAAACACATTTTATTAGTGAAAATTGTAGTGCAATTGCTATTGGAATGGGTTTAGGAAAATATGAAACTGATGAAATTAGAAAAATATTAAATAAACCAATTCCAAAAATAATAGATGCAGATTTGTTTCATGATAAGCTAATTTGTGAAGTTTTAGACCAAGAAATAGTTTTAACTCCACACCCAAAAGAGTTTATTTCTTTATTAAAACTTTGTGAAATAGCTGATGTTTCTATTGAAGAATTACAGAATAATAGATTTTTATATGTGGAAAAATTTTGTAAAAAATATCCAAATGTAGTTGTAGTTTTAAAAGGTGCAAATGTGATTATTGCACAAAATGAAAAACAATATGTAAATAGTTTTGGAAGTGCAGTTTTAAGTAAAGGTGGAAGTGGTGATGTTTTAAGTGGTCTTATAGGCTCATTATTAGCACAAGGATATAAACCACTTGAATCAGCAATAACTGCGAGTTTAGCTCATACTTTAGGCGCAAAAAATTATAAAAAAAACAATTATTCTTTAATTCCATCTGATTTAGTAGAGGAGATTAGAAAATTATGAAAGCAGTAATTATTCAAACAACTTGTGCTTCAAAAGAAGAAGCGCAAAAAATTGCAAAAGTTTTAATTGAACAAAAACTTGCCGCATGTGTACAATTATCTCAAATTGAATCTTTTTATACTTGGAAAGACGAGTTTTATTGTGATAATGAAACACTTCTAAACATAAAAACAAGAAAAGCAAATTTTGAAAAAATTAAAAGCAAAATATTAGAATTACATAGTTATGATTTGCCTGAAATTATTCAACTCGATATTACAAATGCAAGTGAAGAATATTTAAAATTTATAAAAGGAAATACAATATGAGTGATATTTTAAAAATAGGTAAATATGAATTTAATAGTAGATTAATTGTTGGAAGTGGTAAATATAAAGATTTTCAAACAACTAAAGATGCAACATTAGCTTCAGGTTCTGAACTAATAACAGTTGCTATTAGAAGAGTAAATATTACAAACCCAAATGAAGAGAATTTATTAGATTATTTCAAAGATACAAATGTAAAACTTTTACCAAATAGTGCAGGGTGTTTTACAGCTGAAGAAGCAATTACAACTTTTAGACTGATGAGAGAAGCTACAGGAATTGATATTATTAAACTTGAAGTTATTGGTGATGCCCAAAAAACTCTTTATCCAGATGTAATTGAAACAATTAAAGCTTGTGAAATTCTGAAAAAAGATGGTTTTACAATTATGGCATATACAAATGATGATCCTATTATTGCAAAAAGATTAGAAGATTCAGGAGCTGATGCTATTATGCCATTAGCTGCACCTATTGGTTCTGGTCTTGGGATTCAAAATAGATACAATATTGCATTTATTAAAGATGCTGTAAAAGTTCCAGTTATTGTTGATGCGGGTGTTGGATGTGCAAGTGATGCAACAATTGCTATGGAATTAGGTGCAGAAGCTGTTTTAACAAATACAGCAATTGCTTGTGCAACAAATCCAATACAAATGGCTGAAGCTATGAAGTATGCAGTAATTGCAGGAAGAATGGGATATAAAGCAGGAAGAATCCCTAAAAAACCTTATGCAACGGCTAGTTCTCCTATTGATGGATTAATTCAATTTTAATAGATATTGAGGAAATTTTGAAAATTTTTAAGATTTCCTCAAAAAAGACTTGACAAATGTTAAAAAACTTAATATAATTCCGTCCACTTTTTGTGAAACTTCAGTTTGTCGGGGCGTAGCGCAGTCTGGTTAGCGCACCTGGTTTGGGACCAGGGGGCCGGAGGTTCGAATCCTCTCGCCCCGACCATTTAATTAATTTAAATCTTGTGGTAGGTATAGCTCAGTTGGTTAGAGCATCGGGTTGTGGTTCCGAGGGTCGTGGGTTCGAGCCCCATTATCTACCCCATTTATTTTTAGTGCTTCCATAGCTCAGCTGGATAGAGCAACGCCCTTCTAAGGCGTAGGCCGTACGTTCGAATCGTACTGGGAGTACCACTTTTTGGTTTAGATTTATATCTAAATCTTTTTTTATAAAAAAATTTGCGGATGTGGTGAAATTGGTAGACACGCCAGACTTAGGATCTGGTGCCTCACGGTGTGGAAGTTCGAGTCTTCTCATCCGCACCACCATATGAAGCGGGAGTAGCTCAGTTGGCTAGAGCTTCTGCCTTCCAAGCAGACTGTCGCGAGTTCGAGTCTCGTCTCCCGCTCCATTTTTAAAGCCTTATATAAAAAGTTTTTTACTTGTTATATAAGGCTTTTTTTAACCTTATTTTTTAGTGCTTCCATAGCTCAGCTGGATAGAGCAACGCCCTTCTAAGGCGTAGGCCGTACGTTCGAATCGTACTGGGAGTACCACTAAGCGGGAGTAGCTCAGTTGGCTAGAGCTTCTGCCTTCCAAGCAGACTGTCGCGAGTTCGAGTCTCGTCTCC
Coding sequences:
- a CDS encoding NAD(P)H-hydrate dehydratase, with translation MQKIFDEVTSLDKRCYEEFFLTEDILMEHASNSIALYINQNLFDKKSILIVCGSGNNGADGIALARLLSSKFEVNLYLANEPKSYMAQQQFKRVKALNIKIIDEIFEADIIVDCLFGTGLNKPLDEKFINLINTLNSYNSFKIACDIPSGINSLGQVNTIAFESDITITMGALKTSLFSDVSKDYVGEIIVVNLGVQRDIYEIEANKFLLDESDMKLPFRNKKNSHKGSYGHLNVVAGCKKGAGIIAAKAAFGFGTGLVSVVCHENLDLPYHIMQTHFISENCSAIAIGMGLGKYETDEIRKILNKPIPKIIDADLFHDKLICEVLDQEIVLTPHPKEFISLLKLCEIADVSIEELQNNRFLYVEKFCKKYPNVVVVLKGANVIIAQNEKQYVNSFGSAVLSKGGSGDVLSGLIGSLLAQGYKPLESAITASLAHTLGAKNYKKNNYSLIPSDLVEEIRKL
- the cutA gene encoding divalent-cation tolerance protein CutA; translation: MKAVIIQTTCASKEEAQKIAKVLIEQKLAACVQLSQIESFYTWKDEFYCDNETLLNIKTRKANFEKIKSKILELHSYDLPEIIQLDITNASEEYLKFIKGNTI
- a CDS encoding thiazole synthase, encoding MSDILKIGKYEFNSRLIVGSGKYKDFQTTKDATLASGSELITVAIRRVNITNPNEENLLDYFKDTNVKLLPNSAGCFTAEEAITTFRLMREATGIDIIKLEVIGDAQKTLYPDVIETIKACEILKKDGFTIMAYTNDDPIIAKRLEDSGADAIMPLAAPIGSGLGIQNRYNIAFIKDAVKVPVIVDAGVGCASDATIAMELGAEAVLTNTAIACATNPIQMAEAMKYAVIAGRMGYKAGRIPKKPYATASSPIDGLIQF